In one window of Macrotis lagotis isolate mMagLag1 chromosome 5, bilby.v1.9.chrom.fasta, whole genome shotgun sequence DNA:
- the POLR3GL gene encoding DNA-directed RNA polymerase III subunit RPC7-like isoform X2 — protein sequence MRQLPYFIRPAAPKRDVERYSDKYQMSGPIDNAIDWNPDWRRLPRELKIRVRKLQKERTTIVIPKRAPKTPAEKEETIQKLETLEKKEEEVTSEEEEEKEEEEEKEDEEEEEYDEEEHEEETDYIMSYFDNGEDFGGDSDDNMDEAIY from the exons ATGAGGCAGCTTCCCTACTTCATTCGTCCAGCCGCACCTAAGAGAG ATGTAGAGCGTTATTCAGACAAATATCAGATGTCAGGCCCGATCGACAATGCAATTGATTGGAACCCAG ATTGGAGGCGTCTTCCCAGAGAGCTCAAGATACGAGTTCGAAAACTACAGAAAGAAC GGACAACAATTGTGATCCCCAAGAGGGCTCCTAAAACCCcagcagagaaggaagaaaccATTCAAAAACTGGAG ACcttggagaaaaaggaagaagaagtaacttcagaagaggaagaagagaaagaagaggaggaggagaaggaagatgaagaggaggaggagtatGATGAAGAAGAGCATGAGGAG GAGACAGATTACATCATGTCATATTTTGACAATGGAGAAGATTTTGGGGGTGACAGCGATGACAACATGGATGAGGCAATTTACTAA
- the POLR3GL gene encoding DNA-directed RNA polymerase III subunit RPC7-like isoform X1 codes for MASRGGGRGRGRGQLTFNMEAVGIGKGDALPPPTLKPSPLFPPLEFRPVPLPSGEEGEYVLALKQELRGAMRQLPYFIRPAAPKRDVERYSDKYQMSGPIDNAIDWNPDWRRLPRELKIRVRKLQKERTTIVIPKRAPKTPAEKEETIQKLETLEKKEEEVTSEEEEEKEEEEEKEDEEEEEYDEEEHEEETDYIMSYFDNGEDFGGDSDDNMDEAIY; via the exons ATGGCCAGCCGGGgtgggggccggggccggggtcgAGGTCAGCTCACCTTCAACATGGAGGCTGTGGGCATTGGGAAGGGGGATGCCCTGCCTCCTCCCACCCTCAAGCCTTCCCCTCTCTTCCCA CCCCTGGAATTCCGTCCAGTGCCACTGCCCTCAGGAGAAGAGGGTGAGTATGTCCTTGCACTGAAACAGGAGCTACGTGGGGCCATGAGGCAGCTTCCCTACTTCATTCGTCCAGCCGCACCTAAGAGAG ATGTAGAGCGTTATTCAGACAAATATCAGATGTCAGGCCCGATCGACAATGCAATTGATTGGAACCCAG ATTGGAGGCGTCTTCCCAGAGAGCTCAAGATACGAGTTCGAAAACTACAGAAAGAAC GGACAACAATTGTGATCCCCAAGAGGGCTCCTAAAACCCcagcagagaaggaagaaaccATTCAAAAACTGGAG ACcttggagaaaaaggaagaagaagtaacttcagaagaggaagaagagaaagaagaggaggaggagaaggaagatgaagaggaggaggagtatGATGAAGAAGAGCATGAGGAG GAGACAGATTACATCATGTCATATTTTGACAATGGAGAAGATTTTGGGGGTGACAGCGATGACAACATGGATGAGGCAATTTACTAA
- the ANKRD34A gene encoding ankyrin repeat domain-containing protein 34A yields MLHAEGHALLRAVGQGKLRLTRLLLEGGAYVNEGDAQGETALMAACRARYDDPENRARMVRYLLEQGADPNIADRLGRTALMHACAGGGGAAVATLLLAHGADPSARDHAGASALVHALDRGDRETLSALLDACKAKGTEVIIITTDTSPSGTKKTRQYLNSPPSPGVEDPPTPVPTPGVCMSPSEIQLQTGGGGKGVLSPRAQEEEEKRDVFEFPLPKPPDDPASSEPLPKPPRHPPPKPLKRLNSEPWGLVAPPQPVPPAEGRLATDRLIAEFNGLALTSRPRLSRRHSTEGHEEPPPWTEKVTGGGALSRRNTAPEAQDSAPLPGLKHKLSRMEPVELDGPCHPCTDSPDSSRLSLERRRYNASPLTLPPAGSVPSPGQSQESLPGAVSPLSGRRRSPGLLERRGSGTLLLDHISHTRPGFLPPLNVSPHPPIPDIRPLPGCRAPSLPAPHYSGGLGSPRAKRKLVRRHSMQTEQIRQLGGFQSLGGPGEQGR; encoded by the coding sequence ATGCTGCACGCCGAGGGGCACGCTCTCCTGCGGGCAGTGGGCCAGGGGAAGCTGCGCTTGACTCGGTTGCTCTTAGAGGGAGGTGCTTACGTGAATGAGGGCGACGCGCAGGGGGAGACTGCGCTGATGGCCGCCTGTCGGGCCCGCTACGACGATCCCGAGAACCGGGCCCGCATGGTCCGCTACCTCCTGGAGCAGGGCGCGGACCCCAACATAGCCGACCGGCTGGGGCGCACGGCGCTCATGCACGCCTGCGCCGGAGGTGGGGGAGCCGCGGTGGCCACCCTTCTCCTGGCCCACGGCGCTGACCCGTCGGCCCGCGACCACGCGGGCGCCTCCGCTCTGGTCCACGCTTTGGACCGCGGGGATCGCGAGACCCTCTCGGCCTTGCTGGACGCCTGCAAAGCCAAGGGCACGgaagtcatcatcatcaccacgGACACTTCGCCCTCGGGCACCAAGAAGACCCGCCAGTATCTCAATTCTCCTCCCTCCCCGGGGGTCGAAGACCCGCCCACTCCCGTCCCGACCCCAGGGGTTTGCATGTCGCCTTCGGAAATCCAACTGCAGactggagggggaggaaaaggggtgCTGTCTCCTCGGGcccaagaggaggaggagaagcgGGACGTGTTCGAATTCCCCCTCCCCAAGCCCCCGGACGACCCCGCTTCTTCCGAGCCCCTCCCCAAACCACCCCGCCACCCGCCACCCAAGCCACTCAAGAGGCTCAATTCCGAGCCTTGGGGGCTAGTCGCCCCTCCTCAACCGGTCCCTCCGGCCGAGGGGCGACTGGCCACCGACCGACTGATTGCCGAATTCAACGGCCTGGCGCTGACTAGTCGGCCCCGGCTCTCCCGGCGCCACAGCACCGAGGGGCACGAGGAACCCCCGCCGTGGACTGAAAAAGTGACAGGTGGAGGGGCCCTTTCCCGGCGCAACACGGCGCCGGAGGCCCAGGATTCGGCTCCCCTGCCCGGGCTGAAGCACAAGCTGAGCCGCATGGAGCCGGTGGAGCTGGACGGCCCTTGTCACCCATGCACTGACTCTCCGGACTCCAGCCGCTTGTCTCTAGAGCGCCGCCGCTATAACGCTTCCCCGCTGACCCTCCCTCCGGCCGGCTCGGTCCCGTCCCCCGGGCAGTCCCAGGAGAGCCTCCCCGGGGCAGTGTCTCCTCTGAGTGGGCGGAGACGGAGTCCCGGGCTGCTGGAGCGGAGGGGCTCCGGGACGCTGCTCCTGGACCACATCTCGCACACCCGGCCAGGCTTCCTGCCGCCTCTCAACGTCAGCCCCCACCCTCCCATCCCAGACATTCGCCCTCTGCCGGGCTGTCGGGCCCcgtccctccccgccccccattACTCCGGAGGCCTGGGGTCTCCCAGGGCCAAGCGGAAACTAGTGAGACGGCACTCCATGCAGACGGAGCAGATAAGACAGCTAGGGGGCTTCCAGAGTCTGGGGGGTCCGGGAGAACAGGGGCGCTGA